A stretch of the Acyrthosiphon pisum isolate AL4f chromosome A2, pea_aphid_22Mar2018_4r6ur, whole genome shotgun sequence genome encodes the following:
- the LOC115034122 gene encoding uncharacterized protein LOC115034122, translating to MYELPSLVKTAYYACNKIERAKYDLLRTRHVDLQSCCEWLFELFRAERNTDEDDGRETMYSRSSLPRRFVKVCEAAALYGHIDCLRLARAIGVPWNDRYSSITLHHTIGTVILGSACEMAAISGSVDCLRYARDNGSPWDEHTCAKAAGYGQLDCLVYARHNGCPWDFFTTYLAALNGHMNCLVYARDNGCEWDEMTCASAALHGHIDCLRYLHENGCPWDEMTCASAAMNGHIECLRYAHDNGCLWDEGTCTNAAMNGHIECLRYAHDNDCPWDEETYVAALDNENLDCLNYALANGCQIPMRYRNVNNG from the coding sequence ATGTACGAGTTACCGAGCCTGGTGAAGACGGCGTATTACGCTTGCAACAAGATCGAGCGCGCCAAGTATGACCTGTTGAGAACACGGCACGTCGATTTGCAAAGTTGTTGCGAGTGGCTGTTCGAACTTTTCAGAGCCGAAAGAAACACAGACGAGGACGACGGCAGGGAGACAATGTACAGCAGATCGTCATTGCCCAGAAGGTTTGTTAAAGTGTGCGAGGCGGCAGCGTTGTACGGACACATCGATTGTCTGAGACTCGCTCGTGCAATCGGCGTCCCTTGGAATGACCGTTACAGCAGTATTACTCTTCATCATACCATTGGTACCGTGATATTAGGTTCAGCGTGCGAAATGGCTGCGATATCGGGCAGTGTGGACTGTCTACGGTATGCACGGGACAACGGTAGCCCGTGGGACGAACATACGTGTGCTAAAGCCGCGGGTTACGGCCAATTGGACTGTCTCGTGTACGCACGTCACAACGGATGTCCTTGGGACTTTTTTACGACCTACCTCGCCGCTCTTAACGGGCACATGAATTGTCTCGTCTATGCACGAGACAACGGCTGTGAATGGGACGAAATGACGTGTGCCAGTGCCGCGTTGCACGGCCACATTGACTGTTTGCGGTATTTACATGAAAACGGCTGCCCGTGGGACGAAATGACGTGTGCCAGTGCCGCGATGAACGGTCACATAGAATGCTTACGGTATGCACATGATAACGGCTGCCTGTGGGACGAGGGTACGTGTACCAATGCCGCGATGAACGGTCACATAGAATGCTTACGGTATGCACATGATAACGACTGCCCGTGGGACGAGGAGACGTATGTCGCCGCCTTGGACAACGAAAATTTAGACTGTCTCAATTACGCATTGGCTAATGGGTGCCAGATACCAATGCGCTATCGCAATGTGAACAACGGTTGA
- the LOC100162859 gene encoding espin-like: MAYYACNTFERFKYDLLRTRHVELRRCCLSLFELFKADRNTDEDDSRETMYSRSSLPSEFGKVCEWAALYGHIDCLRLARAIGVPWDNRSCFIMNPITMGMVRLGSACEMAAKSGNLDCLQYARDNGCTWDEETCGIAAKNGHIDCLRYARDNGCPWDEKTCARAARNGHMECLRYARDNGCPWDQKTCSSAAKNGHMECLRYARDNGCPWDYNTCSLAAKNGHMECLRYARDNGCEWNEMTCDSAAENGHIDCLVYARENGCPWDEMTCASAAENGHLDCLVYARDNGCPWNVYTCTFAAHNGHLNCLVYARENGCQWDQKTCSSAAKNGHMECLRYARDNGCPWDENTCSHAAKNGHMECLRYARDNGCEWNEMTCASAAENGHLDCLVYARDNGCPWDKKTYHSAALNGHTDCLRYARDNGCPWD, translated from the coding sequence ATGGCGTACTACGCTTGCAACACGTTCGAGCGCTTCAAGTATGACTTGTTGAGAACACGGCACGTCGAATTGCGACGTTGTTGCTTGTCGCTGTTCGAACTGTTCAAAGCCGACAGAAACACAGACGAGGACGACAGCAGGGAGACAATGTACAGCAGATCGTCATTGCCCAGCGAGTTTGGAAAAGTGTGCGAGTGGGCAGCGTTGTACGGACACATCGATTGTCTGAGACTCGCTCGTGCGATCGGCGTCCCTTGGGATAACCGTTCCTGTTTTATCATGAATCCTATTACCATGGGTATGGTGAGATTAGGTTCGGCGTGCGAAATGGCTGCGAAATCGGGCAATCTGGACTGTCTACAGTATGCACGGGACAACGGCTGCACGTGGGACGAAGAGACGTGTGGCATTGCCGCAAAGAACGGCCACATTGACTGTCTGCGGTATGCGCGGGACAACGGTTGTCCGTGGGACGAAAAGACGTGTGCCAGGGCCGCGAGGAACGGACACATGGAGTGTCTGCGGTATGCACGGGACAACGGCTGCCCGTGGGACCAAAAGACGTGTTCCAGTGCTGCGAAGAACGGACACATGGAGTGTCTGCGGTATGCACGGGACAACGGCTGCCCGTGGGACTATAACACGTGTTCCCTTGCCGCGAAGAACGGCCACATGGAATGTCTTCGGTATGCACGGGACAACGGCTGTGAATGGAACGAAATGACGTGTGACAGTGCCGCGGAGAACGGCCACATTGACTGCCTCGTGTACGCACGGGAGAACGGGTGTCCGTGGGACGAAATGACGTGTGCCAGTGCCGCGGAGAACGGCCACTTGGACTGTCTCGTGTACGCACGGGACAATGGATGTCCATGGAACGTTTATACGTGCACCTTCGCCGCTCATAACGGTCACTTGAATTGTCTCGTCTATGCACGGGAAAACGGCTGTCAATGGGACCAAAAGACGTGTTCCAGTGCCGCGAAGAACGGACACATGGAGTGTCTGCGGTATGCACGGGACAACGGCTGCCCGTGGGACGAAAACACGTGTTCCCATGCCGCGAAGAACGGCCACATGGAATGTCTTCGGTATGCACGGGACAACGGCTGTGAATGGAACGAAATGACGTGTGCCAGTGCCGCGGAGAACGGCCACTTGGACTGTCTCGTGTACGCACGGGACAACGGATGCCCATGGGACAAGAAGACGTACCACAGTGCAGCGTTGAACGGCCACACGGACTGTTTACGGTATGCACGTGACAACGGCTGCCCGTGGGACTAG